The genomic stretch ggagataacaattccgaatagaaagacatcaagtaatgaaagaaacaatataactcggatatcaacaaagaatcagaaatcaacaaatgcatgacatcacccttcgtgcttttactctcctcctcaccaaagcaattatataataaaaatgtgcacgacatcacccttcgttattttactctctttcctcaccataattaataaaatcagcatggaatggtacatcgtgtggcacggcatcacccttcgtgctttccactctttcctcacaataatacacggcatcacccttcgtgctttacactccttcctcacaaaacaaacaatgcacggcatcacccttcgtgctttaactctcttcctcacccaaacaataatcacaaacaatagggcaagggaataaatgacaTTGTAATaaagatcccggcaagggaacaacaactcaacaaataaatcccggcaagggaacaacaattcaacaaataAATCCCAGCAAGGAAACATCATCAATAAcctcaacatcccgacaagggagataacgaataaatcaacaatagcacggcaagggtgacaacataatgacctcttctctttctcacttttacttcacaattcacttcacaactcgagccaatgctctagaggttcaattatcacttataccttcacaattcatttcacaactcgagccaatgctctaaaagttcaattgttaTACAACGTGAGCCAATGCTTCTCAATGTTcgtaggtcacaattctttccacaaactttatacaacaattagaaaccatCACCAAAGCATGAAAGAGACAACAAAGTcgtgataatcacaatataaagacttacgggcatgctatacaccaacgtatagatactcgtcaccatgcctatacgtcgtacttaacaattaccacatagaaagtaagactcaactcctaatccctcaagctaaggttagaccaaacacttatctcgatgccaCAGACACAATTcgcgattcaattatagctttaccccttgattccaccaccaattctctCGTATCTAGTTATAacttacttaattacatcaataaacgctaaatgaatcaacttgattgcatgaaaatgaattttccaaagttttacccaaaacgtcaaaaatcgcccccgggcccacatggtgaaaacccgaggttcgaaccaaaaaccgtttacccattcccccacgaactcaaatgtataatttgttttgaaatcggacctcaaatcgaggttcaaatccctaatatttgaaaaacctaagttctacctaaaacacccaattttccccatgaaaatcattgattttgagttgaaatcatgttaaaagatgttaaggagtgaagacaatgagttagaaatcacttaccaacgttttggagaagaaaggttgtttggaaaatcgcctcctatgtttttggggttttgaaaaatgaaaaataactgaaaatcccatctaattatacccctctcagaccccctgtgcggaccgcccaaaatcgactgcggccgcacaaccctTCCTGTGGattgcagtgacatgctttagtattttgaccataactttctctagagatatccaaattgtgatttctttacctttctggacactagacacgaagggatacaactttggTTTTTGAATCGTCTCGAAATTCCTCGTAGATCAAAAGATTTACGCTTCCAaagtcggaccagtgaaatgttcttcaccgcggaccgcacagaatctagtgcggccgcacaggcccctCCGCGGCAGCACTCCATTTTGTGAGGACCGCACTGGTttgttcagaggccttccacttccctgagcctgcaacagctatgttttaggcctaagacatcccggaacctacccgaaactcacccgagccctcagaactccaaaccaagtgtgcatactaactcaaaaatatcatatggacctactcgtgcgatcacatcatcaaaataacatgtaaaaaatcatgaagtaaacctcaaaactcaacattttcatcaagaactctcaaagttcataactctctAACcgaaagtccaactcacgtcaaataaactccatttttcaccacACTTTACAGTTAtcttttaaatactataacaagtttataccgggctctggaaccaaaatacaggcccgataacaatggtttcaaacattaattattttatttatttcttagatagttcagtaaaacaatttatttcaaaaattgatttctaaggcttgggacctcagaattcatttcCGAGCATACGTCCAAATCttatattttactgcggacctctcgGGATCGTCATAACACAGATCTGGGTCCGTTTGCTCACAATtctgaccaaagtcaaccataataaattttttttgactctagaaatttctatttcttatattttcacatagaaggcttttcaGATATAGGTCTGGACCACACACCTAAATCAAAGTGAGTAAAGAAGAggttttaggcctcggaacactgaatttaCTTGCAATACAAGTGATGACCCaacatcacattctccacctctaaaataaccgttcgtcctcgaacggacataagaaggaagtacctgagtcgggaaaaagatggggataacggctccgcatatcggactcggactcccaggtcgatgcctcaggaggctggcttcttcactgaacacgaacagaaagaaaactcttcgatctcagtTGACGAActtgctggtctagaatagctaccggctcctcctcataagacaagtccttgtccaactggacagtgctgaaatctaacacgtggaatggatcgccgtgatacttccgaagcatggacacatgaaacactagacgCACAGGTgacaagctcggcggcaatgcaagtctataagccacctctcctactcgatcaagaatctcaaatgggccaatgaacctagggctaagcttgcccttcttcccaaatctcatcacgcccttcataggcgacagtCGAAGCAATAtgcgctcaccgaccataaatgccaaatcacgaaccttgcggtcgacatagctctttttcctggactgagctgtacgaaccctatcctgaataatcctgacctagTCCAAGCCTCccgaaccagatccgtacccaacaaccgagcctctcccgggtcaaaccatccaatcggagatcgATACCACctgccatataaagcctcataaggagccatttggatactcgactggtagctattgttgtaggcaaactctactaaaggcaaaaactgatcccacgagcctccaaagtcaatgacacaagctcagagcatatcctccaaaatctaaatggtCCGCTTGGACTGCTCGTTTGTCTGAtaatgaaacgttgtgctcaactcaacccgtgtgcccaactctcgctgaaccgctctccagaaatggaaggtaaactgcatacctcgatccgaaatgatagactcgggaacaccatgaaggcgaacaatctcccggatatagatctcagctaacctctcggaagaataagagactgccacaagaattaaatacgctgacttggtcagcctatcaacaataacccacaccgcatcgaacttcctctgagtccgtgggagaccaacaataaagtccatagtgatatgctcccatttcctctcaggaatctcaatcttttgaaatgaaccgccgggtctctgatgctcgtacttaacctgctgaattcaaacactgagccatatatgcaacaatatccttcttcattatctACCACCACTTATGCTgcttcaaatcctgatacattttcgcggcgcccggatgaatagagtaccgggaactatgggcctcctctaaaatcaactctcaaagcccatccacattaggctcacaaactcgaccctgcaatctcaaaacttcattatcacctaaggtaacctccttggcaccttcgtgctgcaccatgtctctaagggcacacaaatagggatcattatactgccgatcacggatacgctccaataaagaagaacgagcgactgtgcaagctaacacacgattgggctcaaaaacatccaacctcacgaacttatTGGCCAAAGCCTTAACATCCATAGCAaatggtctctcaccgaccgaaatataagcaagactgcccatactggctgacttcctactcaaagcatcggccaccacattggccgtccccgaatgatataagatagtgatatcataatctttcaacaactccaaccacctcctctgcctcaattcaactccttttgcttgaacaaatactgaagactcttgtgatccgtgaacacctcacatgccatgccatacagataatgcctccaaatcttcaatgcgtgaacaatggctgccaactctaaatcatgaaccggatagttcttctcatgaatcttcaactaccgcgaagaATAGGCAATGAACTTGCCACCctacatcaacactacaccaagaccaatacgagatgcatcgcaataaactgtataaggccctgagcctgtgggcaaaaccaacaccgatgccatagtcagagttgtcttgagcttataaaagctcgcctcacactcgtccgaccatctgaactgggcactcttctgggtcaacctggtcatcggggctacgatagatgagaaccccccacaaaccgacgatagtagcctgccaattccaagaaactccgaatctttgtagctgatgctggtctaggccagttcttgactgcctcaatcttctttggatcaacctgaataccctctgctgatacaacatgacccagaaatgcaactgaactcaactagaactcacacttcgagaatttagcatataactgactatccctcaaggtttggagaaccactctaagatgctgctcgtgctcctcccggctacaggaatatatcaaaatattatcaatgaagactatcacaaacgaatctaagtaaggcctgaacacttggttcatcaaatccataaaagctactggggcattcGTCAACataaatgacatcaccaagaactcataatacccgtactgagtgcggaaagctgttttAGGGACATTAGATGCCCTaatactcaactgatggtagccagatctcaagtcaatcttcgaaaataccttggcatcctgaagctgatcaaacaaatcatcaatcctcagcaatggatacttattcttga from Nicotiana sylvestris chromosome 12, ASM39365v2, whole genome shotgun sequence encodes the following:
- the LOC138883286 gene encoding uncharacterized protein; this encodes MKGVMRFGKKGKLSPRFIGPFEILDRVGEVAYRLALPPSLSPVRLVFHVSMLRKYHGDPFHVLDFSTVQLDKDLSYEEEPVAILDQQVRQLRSKSFLSVRVQ